From a region of the Mycobacterium sp. SMC-8 genome:
- a CDS encoding PPOX class F420-dependent oxidoreductase, with protein MTRKLATADVVTLPELLDFIGPRHRMILTTFRADGSLQSSPVSGGVDSEGRIVIASYPQRAKAANITRRAHASVVVPSDEFNGPYVQVDGPAEVVDLPEALEPLVEYFRAIAGEHPDWDEYRQAMLDQRKCLIRVTPERWGPVATGGFPPR; from the coding sequence ATGACGAGAAAGCTCGCCACCGCCGATGTGGTCACGTTGCCCGAGTTGCTCGATTTCATCGGACCCCGGCACCGGATGATCCTGACCACCTTCCGCGCCGACGGCTCCCTGCAGAGCTCTCCGGTCTCGGGCGGGGTGGACTCCGAGGGGCGGATCGTGATCGCGAGCTACCCGCAGCGCGCCAAGGCGGCCAACATCACAAGGCGTGCGCACGCGAGCGTGGTGGTGCCCTCCGACGAGTTCAACGGCCCCTATGTGCAGGTGGACGGGCCCGCCGAGGTCGTCGACCTGCCCGAGGCGCTGGAGCCGTTGGTCGAGTACTTCCGCGCCATCGCCGGAGAGCATCCGGACTGGGACGAGTACCGCCAGGCGATGCTCGACCAGCGCAAGTGCCTCATCCGGGTCACGCCCGAGCGCTGGGGCCCGGTGGCGACCGGGGGATTCCCGCCTCGTTGA
- a CDS encoding DUF222 domain-containing protein, producing MSSKKEWIAALDAVDRAHRAVSALPFTALRPVDQRALLVRLDALEKTLAVKQRQLLAQMVSGPPPVEFAGAPWAEVLARRLRISVGDAQRRIAEAGPIPT from the coding sequence ATGAGTTCGAAGAAGGAATGGATCGCGGCGCTGGACGCCGTCGATCGCGCGCACCGGGCGGTCTCCGCCCTACCGTTCACCGCGTTACGGCCGGTCGATCAGCGGGCCCTGCTGGTCAGGCTGGACGCGCTGGAGAAGACGCTGGCCGTCAAACAGCGGCAACTGCTCGCGCAGATGGTCTCCGGGCCCCCGCCGGTCGAGTTCGCCGGAGCGCCGTGGGCCGAGGTGCTGGCCCGCCGGCTGCGCATCTCGGTCGGCGACGCGCAGCGTCGCATCGCCGAGGCGGGTCCGATCCCGACGTAA
- a CDS encoding MFS transporter: MAETERRALTEWRRYGPLPVAAGLGYSIGVIHVYSLGAFMQPLQETFGWSRAEASAGLTIVGMAAAVAAMPIGLAVDRLGPRRVGLVGVALMGGAFALLGTATGSMTNWLLLWALLAFAAFWVQTTVWTSAVASRFEASRGLAFAVTLSGGSLAAAVFPPLATTFIDEWGWRGAFFGLGAVWGGLVLVVVWLFFRGVQDAKVARGGGARDDNPARVRTAVPPAAAPCGPADLPGLTLREGLRSATFYKLLLAAGLFAFTTLGIVVHLVPILRDAGAEPLAAAGTAALVGVFSIAGRLGVGVLLDRFPGRVVGACAYLVPILGCAALLIDGSSPVSQTVAAALFGLTLGAEVDVIAYLASRYFGLKNFGGLFGGLVAGLSLGTAFGPLAAGATSDHFGGYTNFLLLTIVLMAISSLALASLKSPPCWPVPESLGVADDASMRESPD; the protein is encoded by the coding sequence ATGGCTGAGACGGAGCGCCGGGCGCTCACCGAGTGGCGCCGTTACGGCCCGCTGCCGGTGGCGGCCGGCCTGGGCTACTCGATCGGCGTCATCCATGTCTATTCGCTCGGTGCGTTCATGCAGCCGCTGCAGGAGACGTTCGGGTGGAGCCGGGCCGAGGCCTCGGCGGGTCTGACGATCGTGGGGATGGCAGCCGCGGTCGCCGCCATGCCCATCGGTCTGGCCGTCGACCGTCTCGGTCCGCGCCGGGTCGGCCTGGTTGGCGTCGCGCTGATGGGCGGCGCGTTCGCACTGCTGGGCACCGCCACCGGGTCGATGACGAACTGGCTGCTGTTGTGGGCGCTGCTGGCGTTCGCCGCGTTCTGGGTCCAGACCACGGTGTGGACCTCGGCGGTCGCCAGCCGCTTCGAGGCCTCCCGCGGTCTGGCCTTCGCGGTCACGCTGTCCGGCGGATCGCTGGCCGCGGCGGTCTTCCCTCCGCTGGCGACCACCTTCATCGACGAATGGGGCTGGCGCGGAGCGTTTTTCGGCCTCGGTGCGGTGTGGGGCGGTCTCGTGCTGGTCGTCGTCTGGCTTTTCTTCCGTGGCGTGCAGGATGCCAAGGTGGCGCGGGGCGGCGGCGCGCGGGACGACAACCCCGCGCGGGTCCGGACCGCGGTACCCCCTGCCGCCGCGCCCTGCGGCCCGGCCGACCTGCCGGGCCTCACGCTGCGGGAGGGGCTGCGTTCTGCCACCTTCTACAAACTTCTGCTCGCCGCGGGGCTGTTCGCGTTCACCACGCTGGGCATCGTGGTCCACCTCGTTCCGATCCTGCGCGACGCCGGTGCCGAACCGCTTGCTGCAGCGGGCACGGCGGCGCTGGTCGGGGTGTTCTCGATCGCCGGGCGCCTGGGGGTCGGCGTGCTGCTGGACCGCTTCCCCGGACGCGTGGTCGGGGCCTGCGCCTACTTGGTGCCGATCCTGGGTTGCGCGGCGCTGCTGATCGACGGCAGCAGCCCGGTCAGCCAGACGGTGGCCGCGGCGCTGTTCGGCCTGACGCTCGGTGCCGAGGTCGACGTCATCGCCTATCTCGCGTCGCGCTACTTCGGGCTGAAGAACTTCGGCGGGCTGTTCGGCGGGCTGGTGGCCGGGCTGTCGCTGGGCACCGCGTTCGGGCCGTTGGCCGCGGGAGCCACATCGGATCATTTCGGCGGCTACACCAATTTCCTGCTCCTGACCATCGTGTTGATGGCAATCAGCAGCCTGGCGCTGGCCAGTCTGAAGTCCCCACCGTGCTGGCCGGTGCCCGAATCGCTTGGAGTTGCCGACGACGCGTCCATGCGGGAGAGCCCGGACTAG
- a CDS encoding acyl-CoA dehydrogenase family protein: MAFDITPTAAQHDLARRTHEFAEQVVRPVAAEYDQRQEFPWPVLEEAAARGFYSPLFYRDLIGDPTGLSLPMFMEELFWGCAGIGLAVVMPALALSAIGQAASPEQMLQWAPECFGTPGDLKLAALAISEPEGGSDVRNLRTTARRAGPGADADWIIDGHKMWIGNGGIANVHVVNAVVDQELGHKGQALFIVPGGTPGLEMVRKLDKLGCRASHTAELKFTGVRVPADHLLGGQEKLDHKLARAREAVEGARHSGSATLGTFEQTRPMVAAQALGIARAALEYMTEYANRREAFGAPIIDNQGIAFPLADLATELDAARLLTWRASWMAATGVPFERGEGSMSKLAASELAVRATERAIQTMGGWGYIKDHPVEKWYRDAKLYTIFEGTSEIQRIVISNALGAADGKPPLHVDLEPTGGPINRMFGRGTPVRTQMGASALSMKDRIPAPVMQMAMKVLRPPRK, from the coding sequence GTGGCCTTCGACATCACTCCGACCGCCGCCCAGCATGACCTCGCCCGCCGCACCCATGAATTCGCCGAACAGGTGGTCCGTCCCGTCGCCGCCGAGTACGACCAGCGCCAGGAGTTCCCGTGGCCGGTCCTTGAGGAAGCGGCGGCCCGCGGCTTCTACAGCCCGTTGTTCTATCGAGACCTGATCGGCGACCCGACCGGTCTGTCACTGCCGATGTTCATGGAGGAGCTGTTCTGGGGCTGCGCCGGCATCGGCCTCGCGGTGGTGATGCCCGCGCTGGCGCTGTCGGCCATCGGGCAGGCCGCCTCCCCCGAACAGATGCTGCAGTGGGCGCCAGAGTGTTTCGGCACTCCTGGCGATCTGAAGCTCGCCGCGCTGGCGATCTCCGAACCCGAGGGCGGCAGCGACGTGCGCAACCTTCGCACCACCGCCCGGCGGGCCGGCCCGGGCGCCGACGCCGACTGGATCATCGACGGCCACAAGATGTGGATCGGCAACGGCGGCATCGCCAACGTCCACGTCGTCAATGCCGTCGTCGACCAGGAACTCGGACACAAGGGGCAGGCGCTCTTCATCGTCCCCGGGGGCACTCCGGGTCTGGAGATGGTGCGCAAACTCGACAAGCTGGGGTGCCGCGCCTCGCACACCGCGGAACTCAAGTTCACCGGGGTCCGGGTGCCGGCCGATCACCTGCTCGGCGGTCAGGAGAAGCTGGACCACAAACTTGCCCGCGCGCGCGAGGCGGTCGAGGGCGCCCGCCATTCCGGCTCGGCCACCCTGGGTACCTTTGAGCAGACCCGTCCGATGGTGGCCGCGCAGGCGCTCGGAATCGCCCGTGCCGCACTGGAGTACATGACCGAGTACGCCAACCGGCGGGAGGCGTTCGGCGCGCCGATCATCGACAACCAGGGCATCGCGTTCCCGCTGGCCGATCTGGCGACCGAGCTGGACGCTGCGCGGCTGCTCACCTGGCGCGCGTCCTGGATGGCCGCGACGGGGGTGCCGTTCGAACGCGGCGAGGGCTCGATGTCCAAGCTGGCGGCCAGTGAGCTCGCAGTCCGCGCCACCGAGCGGGCGATCCAGACCATGGGCGGGTGGGGCTACATCAAGGATCACCCCGTGGAGAAGTGGTACCGGGACGCCAAGCTCTACACCATCTTTGAGGGCACCAGCGAGATCCAGCGCATCGTGATCTCCAATGCGCTCGGCGCCGCGGACGGCAAACCGCCGCTGCACGTCGACCTGGAACCCACGGGCGGCCCGATCAACCGCATGTTCGGCCGCGGCACCCCAGTGCGGACGCAGATGGGCGCGTCGGCGCTCTCGATGAAAGACCGCATCCCCGCACCGGTGATGCAGATGGCGATGAAGGTGCTTCGACCACCGCGGAAATAA
- a CDS encoding PAS and ANTAR domain-containing protein produces the protein MASEDSLEQALVGGAPQRVGWFRFYFADERWEWSEQVQILHGYEPGTVTPTTELVLSHKHPEDRQQVAATLDEVRRTHQTFSTRHRIIDTRGDVHEVVVIGDQLLDGGGRLIGTHGFYVDMTPTDAQAKAMLTEALAEITENRAVIEQVKGMLMLIYRVDSEAAFELLRWRSQETNIKLRLLAEQLLSDYGALVYEEVLPPRSTFDHLLLTAHLRADSADDTVDR, from the coding sequence GTGGCGAGTGAGGACTCTCTGGAACAGGCGCTCGTCGGCGGGGCGCCCCAGCGGGTCGGTTGGTTCCGGTTCTACTTCGCCGACGAGCGCTGGGAGTGGTCCGAGCAGGTCCAGATCCTGCACGGGTACGAGCCGGGGACCGTGACGCCGACGACCGAACTCGTGCTGTCGCACAAGCACCCCGAAGACCGCCAGCAGGTCGCGGCAACGCTGGACGAGGTGCGCCGCACGCACCAGACGTTCTCCACCCGTCACCGCATCATCGACACCCGCGGCGACGTCCACGAGGTCGTGGTGATCGGCGACCAGCTCCTCGACGGGGGCGGCCGTCTGATCGGCACGCACGGGTTCTACGTCGACATGACGCCGACCGACGCGCAGGCCAAGGCCATGCTGACCGAGGCGCTGGCCGAGATCACCGAGAACCGCGCGGTGATCGAACAGGTCAAGGGCATGCTGATGCTCATCTACCGGGTCGATTCTGAAGCCGCGTTCGAACTGCTGCGCTGGCGGTCCCAGGAGACGAATATCAAGCTCCGGCTGCTCGCCGAGCAATTGCTCTCCGACTACGGGGCGCTGGTGTACGAGGAGGTCCTGCCGCCCCGGTCGACGTTCGACCACCTGCTTTTGACCGCACATCTGCGGGCCGATTCCGCCGACGATACCGTGGACAGGTGA
- a CDS encoding isochorismatase family protein, producing the protein MTSDSPSGRALIIVDVQNDFCEGGSLAVTGGAAVARGITDLLAARPGYDHVVATKDFHIDPGAHFSDTPDYVDTWPVHCVAHTTGAEFHPDLDTTPIEAVFEKGHHSAAYSGFEGTDAEGTTLAEWLRAHDVDAVDVVGIATDYCVKATAADAAAAGFTTRVLLDLTAGVSPDSTDEAVHALRAAGVAAV; encoded by the coding sequence GTGACCTCGGACAGCCCATCAGGTAGAGCACTGATCATCGTCGACGTGCAGAACGACTTCTGCGAGGGCGGCTCCCTGGCGGTCACCGGCGGTGCGGCGGTGGCACGCGGCATCACCGACCTGCTCGCCGCGAGGCCGGGGTATGACCACGTGGTCGCCACCAAGGACTTCCACATCGATCCCGGCGCTCACTTCTCCGACACCCCCGACTACGTCGATACGTGGCCGGTGCACTGCGTCGCGCACACCACCGGCGCCGAGTTTCATCCCGATCTGGACACCACGCCGATCGAGGCGGTGTTCGAGAAGGGGCATCACTCGGCCGCCTACAGCGGGTTCGAAGGCACAGATGCCGAGGGCACCACGCTGGCCGAGTGGTTGCGGGCGCACGACGTGGACGCCGTCGACGTGGTCGGGATCGCCACCGACTACTGCGTGAAAGCCACCGCCGCCGACGCGGCCGCCGCCGGCTTCACCACGCGGGTGTTGCTGGACCTGACGGCCGGGGTGTCCCCCGACAGCACCGACGAGGCCGTCCACGCACTGCGCGCGGCCGGCGTCGCGGCCGTGTGA
- the glgX gene encoding glycogen debranching protein GlgX, with the protein MTQIAGSPGTTIPLELWPGKAYPLGATYDGSGTNFALFSEAAEKVELCLFDADGEQTACVTLPEVDGFVWHGFIPNIEPGQRYGYRVYGPHDPANGLRCNPNKLLLDPYSKAIDGTFDWNQSLFGYDFGDPDSRNDDDSAASMPKSVVINPYFDWGVDRPPRHEYADTVIYEAHVKGLTQTHPDIPDQIRGTYAAVAHPAIIEHLTSLGVNAIELMPVHHFANDSTLIEKGLSNYWGYNTIGFFAPDAKYSSNPNPGGQVQEFKAMVRALHEANIEVILDVVYNHTAEGNHMGPTLSMRGIDNAAYYHLVDDDKRYYMDYTGTGNSLNVSHPHTLQLLMDSLRYWVTEMHVDGFRFDLASTLAREFYEVDRLATFFELVQQDPTVSQVKLIAEPWDVGPGGYQVGNFPPQWTEWNGKYRDTVRDFWRGEPATLDEFAYRLTGSADLYERTARRPVASINFVVAHDGFTLRDLVSYNEKHNEANGEDNNDGESHNRSWNCGVEGPTDDPEILALRSQQQRNFLTTLLLSQGVPMICHGDELGRTQGGNNNGYCQDNEITWIDWSNVDTDLLEFTRAVSQLRAEHPVFRRRRFFSGKPVGRRGQEGLPDIAWFTPDGTEMTGEDWGSGFAKSVAVYLNGHGIPDMDARGQRVVDDSFLLFFNAHHEPIDFTLPPNEFAASWEPVVSSVAAVAPEPGTSHQAGATLPVPARTVLVLRAEPNFR; encoded by the coding sequence TTGACACAAATCGCCGGCTCGCCGGGAACCACGATCCCGCTCGAGCTGTGGCCGGGCAAGGCCTACCCGCTCGGTGCCACCTATGACGGCTCCGGCACCAACTTCGCGTTGTTCAGCGAGGCCGCCGAGAAGGTCGAGTTGTGCCTGTTCGACGCCGACGGCGAACAGACCGCCTGCGTGACGCTGCCCGAAGTCGACGGTTTCGTATGGCATGGGTTCATCCCCAACATCGAGCCGGGACAGCGCTACGGCTACCGCGTCTACGGGCCGCACGACCCCGCCAATGGGCTGCGGTGCAACCCGAACAAGCTGCTTCTCGACCCGTACTCGAAGGCCATCGACGGGACCTTCGATTGGAATCAGTCTCTGTTCGGCTACGACTTCGGTGATCCGGACAGCCGCAACGACGACGACTCGGCGGCAAGCATGCCCAAGTCGGTCGTCATCAACCCGTACTTCGACTGGGGAGTGGACCGTCCGCCTCGCCACGAGTACGCCGACACCGTCATCTACGAGGCGCACGTCAAGGGCCTCACCCAGACCCACCCGGACATCCCCGACCAGATCCGCGGCACTTACGCCGCCGTCGCGCACCCGGCGATCATCGAACACCTGACGTCTCTGGGCGTCAATGCCATCGAGTTGATGCCGGTGCACCACTTCGCCAACGATTCGACGCTGATCGAGAAGGGTTTGTCGAACTATTGGGGCTACAACACCATCGGTTTCTTCGCCCCCGACGCCAAGTACAGCTCGAACCCGAATCCCGGCGGGCAGGTGCAGGAGTTCAAGGCGATGGTCCGCGCCCTGCATGAGGCCAACATCGAGGTCATCCTCGACGTCGTCTACAACCACACCGCCGAGGGCAACCACATGGGCCCGACGTTGTCCATGCGCGGCATCGACAACGCCGCGTACTACCACCTCGTCGACGACGACAAGCGCTACTACATGGACTACACCGGGACCGGCAACAGCCTCAATGTCAGCCACCCGCACACGCTGCAGCTGCTGATGGATTCGCTGCGGTACTGGGTCACCGAGATGCATGTCGACGGCTTCCGCTTCGACTTGGCCTCCACCTTGGCGCGCGAGTTCTACGAAGTGGACCGGCTGGCCACCTTCTTCGAACTCGTTCAGCAGGACCCGACCGTCAGCCAGGTCAAGTTGATCGCCGAACCGTGGGACGTCGGCCCCGGTGGTTACCAGGTCGGCAACTTCCCGCCGCAGTGGACCGAGTGGAACGGCAAATACCGCGACACCGTCCGCGACTTCTGGCGCGGCGAGCCGGCCACCCTCGACGAGTTCGCCTACCGTCTCACCGGCTCAGCCGACCTGTACGAACGCACCGCGCGCCGGCCGGTCGCGTCGATCAACTTCGTCGTCGCCCACGACGGCTTCACCCTGCGCGACCTCGTCTCGTACAACGAGAAACACAACGAGGCCAACGGCGAGGACAACAACGACGGCGAGAGCCACAACCGGTCGTGGAACTGCGGGGTCGAGGGTCCCACCGACGATCCGGAGATCCTGGCGCTGCGCTCACAGCAGCAGCGCAATTTCCTGACCACGCTGCTGTTGTCTCAGGGTGTCCCGATGATCTGTCACGGTGACGAACTCGGCCGCACCCAGGGCGGCAACAACAACGGCTACTGCCAGGACAACGAGATCACCTGGATCGACTGGAGCAACGTCGACACCGACCTGCTGGAGTTCACCCGAGCGGTGTCGCAACTGCGGGCCGAACACCCGGTCTTCCGGCGTCGGCGCTTCTTCAGCGGCAAGCCGGTAGGTCGGCGCGGCCAGGAAGGCCTGCCCGACATCGCCTGGTTCACGCCCGACGGCACCGAGATGACAGGTGAAGACTGGGGTTCCGGCTTCGCGAAATCGGTCGCGGTGTATCTGAACGGGCACGGAATCCCCGACATGGACGCCAGGGGCCAGCGCGTTGTCGACGACTCGTTCCTGCTGTTCTTCAACGCCCACCACGAGCCTATCGATTTCACGTTACCGCCCAACGAGTTTGCCGCGTCCTGGGAGCCGGTGGTGTCCTCGGTTGCCGCCGTCGCCCCGGAGCCGGGCACCTCCCACCAGGCCGGTGCCACCTTGCCGGTTCCGGCCAGGACGGTGCTGGTGTTGCGGGCCGAGCCGAACTTCAGATGA
- a CDS encoding maltokinase N-terminal cap-like domain-containing protein, which translates to MTLAFGDWIVDRRWYAGRSRKLASVVPATVTPLEDDLEHVLLDVTYSDGTGERYQLLVRWVDGPAAPGFLDPAAVIGTVSGAGGQRTAYDALFDPEAARRLLRLIDTSATVADLRFTRETDAVLPVHAPPKVSSAEQSNTSVIFGKEAMLKVFRRVTPGINPDIELNRVLARAGNPHVATLLGSYETSWAGPGTEPSALGMVAAFAANSAEGWDMATASTRELFADEVGSDFADESYRLGEAVASVHATLAETLGTFTVPFPVDSVLARLASAARAAPELADHVPAIEERYRALSGQQVPVQRVHGDLHLGQVLRTPESWLLIDFEGEPGQPLDERRRPDSALRDVAGMLRSFEYAASQRLVELEPGADADGRLAGIARNWVDRNSAAFCAGYAAVAGIDPRDHGAVLAAYELDKAVYEAAYEARFRPSWLPIPMRSIARILS; encoded by the coding sequence ATGACGCTGGCATTCGGCGATTGGATCGTTGACCGCCGCTGGTACGCCGGCCGCAGCCGCAAACTCGCGTCGGTCGTGCCCGCCACGGTGACCCCACTCGAAGATGACCTGGAGCATGTGCTGCTCGACGTGACCTACAGCGACGGCACCGGCGAGCGCTACCAGTTGCTGGTGCGGTGGGTGGACGGCCCGGCCGCGCCGGGGTTCCTCGACCCGGCGGCGGTGATCGGCACGGTGTCGGGTGCCGGCGGACAGCGCACGGCCTATGACGCGCTGTTCGACCCGGAAGCCGCCCGCCGTCTGCTGCGACTGATCGACACCTCCGCGACCGTCGCAGACCTGCGGTTCACCCGCGAGACCGATGCGGTGCTGCCGGTGCACGCGCCGCCCAAGGTGTCGAGCGCCGAGCAGAGCAACACCAGCGTGATCTTCGGAAAAGAGGCCATGCTGAAGGTGTTCCGGCGGGTCACCCCCGGGATCAACCCCGACATCGAACTCAACCGGGTGCTGGCCCGCGCCGGTAATCCGCACGTCGCGACGCTGCTCGGCTCGTACGAGACGTCGTGGGCCGGGCCGGGGACCGAACCGTCGGCGTTGGGCATGGTGGCCGCGTTCGCCGCGAACAGCGCCGAGGGCTGGGACATGGCCACGGCCAGCACCCGTGAGTTGTTCGCCGACGAGGTCGGCAGTGACTTCGCCGACGAGTCCTACCGGCTGGGCGAGGCGGTGGCCTCGGTGCACGCCACGCTGGCCGAGACACTGGGCACCTTCACCGTGCCGTTTCCCGTCGATTCCGTGCTGGCACGGTTGGCGTCGGCGGCGCGGGCCGCCCCGGAGCTGGCCGACCACGTGCCGGCGATCGAGGAGCGCTACCGTGCGTTGTCAGGGCAGCAGGTGCCCGTGCAGCGAGTGCACGGCGACCTCCATCTCGGCCAGGTGTTGCGCACGCCGGAGAGCTGGCTGCTGATCGACTTCGAGGGCGAGCCCGGTCAGCCGCTCGACGAGCGCAGGCGGCCGGATTCGGCGCTGCGCGACGTCGCCGGAATGCTGCGGTCGTTCGAGTACGCGGCCTCGCAGCGGTTGGTGGAGCTGGAGCCCGGCGCGGACGCCGACGGCCGACTGGCCGGCATCGCGCGCAACTGGGTGGACCGCAACAGCGCGGCGTTCTGCGCCGGGTATGCCGCCGTCGCCGGCATCGATCCGCGTGACCACGGGGCGGTGCTCGCGGCCTACGAACTGGACAAGGCGGTCTACGAAGCGGCATACGAGGCCCGCTTCCGGCCGTCGTGGCTGCCGATCCCGATGCGGTCCATCGCGCGCATCCTGAGCTGA
- a CDS encoding HugZ family protein: MTSTGPTRDHGDPGDAPTVAPPLTEPANPARPSAAEEARTIAASTNTGTLATLTREGDPWASFVTYGLLDGAPVLCVSNLAEHGRNLAADPRASLAITAPTTEADPLASARITLAGRVEAPEGAERDAARQAHLSAVDAARYYIDYSDFTLWVLRVARVRWVGGYGRMDSTTGAEYTAARPDPIAPHAAGAIAHLNADHPDSLVAMARTLGGYPDAVAATCTAADRYGLDLRLDTPRGMAYTRVGYAGPIDSIDQLRSAAVELTRRARGD, encoded by the coding sequence GTGACGTCCACCGGCCCCACACGTGACCACGGTGACCCGGGTGATGCGCCCACCGTCGCGCCCCCGCTGACCGAACCTGCCAATCCCGCGCGCCCGTCGGCGGCCGAGGAGGCCCGCACCATCGCGGCGTCAACCAACACCGGCACGCTGGCGACGCTGACCCGCGAGGGCGACCCGTGGGCGTCGTTCGTCACCTACGGCCTGCTCGACGGCGCCCCGGTGCTCTGCGTGTCCAACCTTGCCGAACACGGCCGCAACCTGGCCGCCGACCCGCGGGCGAGCCTCGCGATCACCGCCCCCACCACCGAGGCCGATCCGCTGGCCAGCGCCCGGATCACGCTGGCCGGACGCGTCGAGGCTCCGGAGGGAGCCGAACGCGACGCCGCGCGGCAAGCCCATCTGAGCGCCGTCGACGCCGCCAGGTACTACATCGACTACAGCGACTTCACGCTGTGGGTGCTGCGGGTGGCCCGAGTGCGCTGGGTCGGCGGTTACGGCCGGATGGACTCCACCACCGGTGCGGAGTACACGGCGGCCCGGCCCGACCCGATCGCCCCGCACGCCGCCGGCGCGATCGCCCACCTCAACGCCGACCACCCCGACTCGCTCGTCGCGATGGCACGGACCCTGGGCGGATACCCGGACGCGGTGGCGGCGACGTGCACCGCCGCCGACCGCTACGGCCTCGATCTGCGGCTGGATACGCCGCGCGGCATGGCCTACACCCGCGTCGGCTATGCCGGGCCGATCGATTCCATCGACCAATTGCGTTCCGCCGCTGTCGAGTTGACACGACGGGCCCGAGGAGACTGA
- a CDS encoding orotate phosphoribosyltransferase encodes MPTGDDRPQSWQAAFELIRTRGHERREEPFKLASGQLSHDYIDGKYAVDTGERLAIVSRAVADLAAANGIEFDAVGGLTMGADPLAHGVAMVTGKAWFSVRKEQKTRGREQWVEGTRLQPGMRVLLVDDVISTGGSTELALERIAPLGVVVTGVIPMVDRGDVAAARFARRNVPFHALVTYRDLGIDPVKDV; translated from the coding sequence ATGCCGACCGGAGACGACCGCCCGCAGAGCTGGCAGGCCGCGTTCGAGCTGATCCGCACCCGCGGCCACGAACGGCGCGAGGAACCGTTCAAGCTCGCCAGCGGTCAGCTCAGCCACGACTACATCGACGGTAAGTACGCCGTCGACACCGGTGAGCGACTGGCGATCGTGTCCCGGGCGGTCGCCGACCTCGCCGCGGCCAACGGCATCGAGTTCGACGCCGTCGGCGGCCTGACCATGGGCGCGGACCCGCTGGCGCACGGCGTCGCGATGGTCACCGGCAAGGCGTGGTTCTCGGTGCGCAAGGAACAGAAGACACGCGGCAGGGAGCAGTGGGTCGAGGGCACCCGGCTGCAGCCAGGCATGCGGGTGCTGCTCGTCGACGATGTGATCAGCACCGGCGGCTCGACCGAGCTCGCGCTGGAACGCATCGCCCCGCTCGGCGTGGTGGTCACCGGGGTGATCCCGATGGTCGACCGCGGCGACGTCGCGGCGGCGCGCTTCGCCAGGCGCAACGTGCCGTTCCACGCGCTGGTCACCTACCGCGATCTCGGCATCGATCCCGTCAAGGACGTCTGA
- a CDS encoding ABC transporter ATP-binding protein, producing MSGVAVQLDELTRVYGQTRALDGLTLHIEPGELVALLGPSGCGKTTALRILAGLDEATSGTVSVGGVDVSRVPANKRDMGMVFQAYSLFPHLTVLDNVAFGLKMRGKGKRDRLSRAADMLDLVGLGELGGRYAKELSGGQQQRVALARALAIQPRVLLLDEPLSALDAKVRTQLRDEIRRVQLEVGTTTLFVTHDQEEALAVADRVGVMNQGRLEQLAAPAELYANPATPFVADFVGLNNKVPATVSGGTAQVFGVSVAALPGSVDGEGVAMVRPESVTVTADPAGAATVTSVSFLGAISRVHLALPGGATVSAQMASSAARAFAPGDPVAVGLEESSERGGVLVTRP from the coding sequence ATGAGTGGAGTCGCCGTCCAGCTCGACGAGCTGACCCGGGTGTACGGGCAGACCCGTGCGCTCGACGGCCTGACGTTGCACATCGAGCCCGGCGAGCTGGTCGCACTGCTGGGCCCGTCCGGGTGCGGGAAGACCACCGCGTTGCGGATTCTCGCCGGACTCGACGAGGCGACGTCGGGCACCGTGTCGGTCGGCGGCGTCGATGTCAGCCGGGTGCCGGCGAATAAGCGCGATATGGGCATGGTGTTCCAGGCTTACAGCCTGTTCCCTCACCTGACGGTGCTCGACAACGTCGCGTTCGGACTGAAGATGCGTGGAAAAGGCAAGCGGGACAGGTTGTCCCGTGCGGCCGACATGCTTGACCTGGTGGGTCTGGGGGAGCTGGGAGGGCGTTACGCCAAGGAACTGTCGGGCGGGCAGCAGCAGCGCGTCGCGTTGGCCCGGGCGCTGGCGATCCAGCCGCGGGTGCTGCTGCTTGACGAACCGCTGTCGGCGCTGGACGCCAAGGTCCGCACCCAGTTGCGGGACGAGATCCGCAGGGTTCAGCTCGAAGTCGGCACGACGACGTTGTTCGTGACCCACGACCAGGAGGAGGCGCTCGCAGTCGCCGACCGGGTCGGCGTGATGAACCAGGGCCGGCTCGAGCAGCTGGCCGCCCCCGCCGAGCTGTACGCGAACCCGGCCACACCGTTCGTCGCCGATTTCGTCGGGCTGAACAACAAGGTGCCCGCCACGGTGTCCGGTGGCACCGCCCAGGTGTTCGGGGTGTCGGTGGCCGCGCTGCCCGGTTCCGTCGACGGCGAGGGGGTGGCGATGGTGCGTCCCGAGTCGGTGACCGTCACCGCCGACCCCGCCGGCGCGGCGACCGTCACCTCGGTGTCGTTCCTCGGCGCGATCTCGCGGGTGCATCTTGCGCTGCCGGGCGGGGCCACGGTCAGCGCTCAGATGGCCAGCTCGGCGGCGCGGGCGTTCGCCCCGGGCGACCCGGTGGCCGTGGGCCTGGAGGAGAGCTCGGAACGCGGCGGCGTGCTGGTCACCCGTCCTTGA